One genomic segment of Drosophila melanogaster chromosome 3R includes these proteins:
- the Mccc1 gene encoding Methylcrotonoyl-CoA carboxylase 1, isoform B encodes MHTQLADESYRVGEAASSASYLRGERILDIAKRSGAQAIHPGYGFLSESVEFAELCQREGIIFMGPPSSAIRDMGIKSTSKAIMAAAGVPIINGYHGDDQSDECLQREADKIGFPLMIKAVRGGGGKGMRIAEKPDDFLTALNSARTESEKSFGDSSVLLERYVRSPRHVEVQVFADQYGDAVYLWERDCSVQRRHQKIIEEAPAPGLSEDLRRELGEAAVRAAKAVGYVGAGTVEFILDKEDLSFHFMEMNTRLQVEHPITEMITGTDLVEWQIRIAAGEPLPLKQSEITRRGHAFEARIYAENPRGGFLPGAGPLRYLSTPQPSNNVRVETGVREGDEVSVHYDPMIAKLVVWGENRTQALNSLVARLGEYHISGLDTNINFLIDLASHPEFQLANVHTGFIDEQFDTLFPPIIISPQQVSQAALALVLNELQAAFRNGNKDQDPFVATPNARLNYSLVRRYDLKANEKVYSVAVKFDGEDMQIQVDNGDWQDAKVERVQDGSRLKIRANINSNVTTYNASIDGTSVSLFSESGKVDFEVGQPKFLSAQGDQLGAVGSRIVAPMPGILEKVLVKPGDKVKKGENLAVLIAMKMEHILKAPKDATIKSIGGAAGDNVAKGAAVITFVDEEVEK; translated from the exons ATGCACACGCAGTTGGCAGACGAGTCGTACCGCGTGGGGGAAGCTGCCTCCTCGGCTTCCTATCTTCGCGGTGAACGCATCCTGGACATAGCCAAGCGTTCGGGCGCCCAGGCCATCCACCCAGGCTACGGCTTCCTCTCCGAGTCCGTCGAGTTTGCCGAGTTGTGCCAGCGTGAGGGCATCATCTTCATGGGTCCGCCCAGTTCCGCCATCCGGGACATGGGGATTAAGAGCACCAGCAAGGCCATAATGGCCGCTGCTGGGGTGCCGATCATCAATGGATACCATGGCGATGATCAGTCAGATGAGTGTTTGCAGCGAGAAGCCGACAAAATTGGCTTTCCCTTGATGATTAAAGCCGTCCGCGGCGGCGGAGGCAAAGGCATGAGAATCGCAGAAAAACCGGACGACTTCCTCACCGCTCTGAACTCAGCTCGCACCGAGTCCGAGAAGTCGTTTGGCGACAGCTCTGTGCTTCTGGAGCGGTACGTCCGATCTCCACGCCACGTAGAGGTTCAAGTATTTGCGGATCAGTATGGTGATGCTGTCTATCTGTGGGAAAGAGATTGCTCCGTGCAAAGACGTCATCAAAAGATTATTGAAGAGGCGCCAGCT CCAGGTTTGTCGGAAGATTTGCGTCGTGAGCTGGGCGAGGCTGCTGTTCGTGCAGCGAAAGCTGTGGGCTACGTAGGAGCTGGCACCGTGGAGTTCATTCTAGACAAAGAAGATCTCTCTTTCCACttcatggaaatgaatacccGCCTGCAGGTGGAGCATCCTATAACGGAAATGATTACGGGCACCGATTTGGTTGAATGGCAGATTCGCATTGCCGCCGGTGAGCCATTACCCCTGAAGCAATCTGAGATTACGCGGCGTGGCCACGCATTTGAAGCTCGCATTTATGCAGAAAATCCTCGCGGAGGCTTTCTGCCCGGAGCCGGACCCCTGCGATATTTGTCTACTCCCCAACCATCAAACAACGTTCGCGTGGAGACGGGTGTCCGAGAAGGAGATGAGGTGTCTGTGCACTACGACCCCATGATTGCCAAGCTAGTCGTTTGGGGCGAAAACCGCACACAAGCGCTTAACTCATTGGTTGCCCGCCTGGGTGAATATCAT ATATCTGGTCTGGACACTAACATTAATTTCCTCATCGACCTTGCGTCGCATCCTGAGTTTCAGCTGGCCAATGTGCACACTGGCTTTATCGATGAGCAGTTCGATACTCTATTTCCGCCAATTATCATCAGTCCGCAGCAAGTCAGCCAAGCTGCTTTGGCGCTAGTCTTAAACGAGTTGCAGGCAGCCTTTAGGAACGGAAACAAAGATCAGGATCCATTTGTTGCCACCCCTAACGCTCGTCTGAATTACTCTTTGGTTCGCAGATATGACTTGAAAGCCAATGAGAAGG TCTATTCTGTGGCTGTCAAGTTTGATGGCGAGGATATGCAAATTCAGGTGGATAATGGCGACTGGCAGGATGCAAAGGTCGAAAGAGTTCAGGATGGAAGTCGTCTAAAAATTCGTGCCAATATCAATAGCAACGTCACCACATATAATGCTAGTATTGATGGCACTAGTGTCTCTTTGTTTTCGGAA AGTGGCAAGGTCGATTTTGAGGTGGGACAGCCGAAATTCTTAAGTGCCCAGGGCGATCAATTGGGTGCAGTTGGGTCTCGCATAGTGGCTCCCATGCCCGGGATTTTAGAGAAGGTGCTGGTAAAGCCCGGTGACAAGGTCAAGAAGGGCGAAAACTTGGCAGTGCTTattg CCATGAAAATGGAACACATTCTAAAAGCTCCAAAGGACGCCACCATTAAGTCTATTGGAGGAGCCGCGGGCGATAACGTTGCTAAGGGAGCGGCCGTGATTACATTCGTCGACGAGGAAGTAGAAAAGTAA
- the Mccc1 gene encoding Methylcrotonoyl-CoA carboxylase 1, isoform C, producing MYARLLRNFGANARCFATEASPKVRPISKILISNRGEIACRVIRTARKLGVRTVAVFSDPDEKSMHTQLADESYRVGEAASSASYLRGERILDIAKRSGAQAIHPGYGFLSESVEFAELCQREGIIFMGPPSSAIRDMGIKSTSKAIMAAAGVPIINGYHGDDQSDECLQREADKIGFPLMIKAVRGGGGKGMRIAEKPDDFLTALNSARTESEKSFGDSSVLLERYVRSPRHVEVQVFADQYGDAVYLWERDCSVQRRHQKIIEEAPAPGLSEDLRRELGEAAVRAAKAVGYVGAGTVEFILDKEDLSFHFMEMNTRLQVEHPITEMITGTDLVEWQIRIAAGEPLPLKQSEITRRGHAFEARIYAENPRGGFLPGAGPLRYLSTPQPSNNVRVETGVREGDEVSVHYDPMIAKLVVWGENRTQALNSLVARLGEYHISGLDTNINFLIDLASHPEFQLANVHTGFIDEQFDTLFPPIIISPQQVSQAALALVLNELQAAFRNGNKDQDPFVATPNARLNYSLVRRYDLKANEKVYSVAVKFDGEDMQIQVDNGDWQDAKVERVQDGSRLKIRANINSNVTTYNASIDGTSVSLFSESGKVDFEVGQPKFLSAQGDQLGAVGSRIVAPMPGILEKVLVKPGDKVKKGENLAVLIAMKMEHILKAPKDATIKSIGGAAGDNVAKGAAVITFVDEEVEK from the exons ATGTACGCCAGACTGCTGCGAAACTTCGGCGCAAACGCCAG GTGCTTTGCAACAGAAGCCAGCCCAAAAGTTCGGCCTATCAGCAAGATCCTTATTTCAAATCGTGGTGAGATCGCATGCAGGGTGATTCGAACCGCACGCAAGCTGGGAGTTCGTACCGTGGCCGTGTTCTCGGATCCGGACGAGAAGAGCATGCACACGCAGTTGGCAGACGAGTCGTACCGCGTGGGGGAAGCTGCCTCCTCGGCTTCCTATCTTCGCGGTGAACGCATCCTGGACATAGCCAAGCGTTCGGGCGCCCAGGCCATCCACCCAGGCTACGGCTTCCTCTCCGAGTCCGTCGAGTTTGCCGAGTTGTGCCAGCGTGAGGGCATCATCTTCATGGGTCCGCCCAGTTCCGCCATCCGGGACATGGGGATTAAGAGCACCAGCAAGGCCATAATGGCCGCTGCTGGGGTGCCGATCATCAATGGATACCATGGCGATGATCAGTCAGATGAGTGTTTGCAGCGAGAAGCCGACAAAATTGGCTTTCCCTTGATGATTAAAGCCGTCCGCGGCGGCGGAGGCAAAGGCATGAGAATCGCAGAAAAACCGGACGACTTCCTCACCGCTCTGAACTCAGCTCGCACCGAGTCCGAGAAGTCGTTTGGCGACAGCTCTGTGCTTCTGGAGCGGTACGTCCGATCTCCACGCCACGTAGAGGTTCAAGTATTTGCGGATCAGTATGGTGATGCTGTCTATCTGTGGGAAAGAGATTGCTCCGTGCAAAGACGTCATCAAAAGATTATTGAAGAGGCGCCAGCT CCAGGTTTGTCGGAAGATTTGCGTCGTGAGCTGGGCGAGGCTGCTGTTCGTGCAGCGAAAGCTGTGGGCTACGTAGGAGCTGGCACCGTGGAGTTCATTCTAGACAAAGAAGATCTCTCTTTCCACttcatggaaatgaatacccGCCTGCAGGTGGAGCATCCTATAACGGAAATGATTACGGGCACCGATTTGGTTGAATGGCAGATTCGCATTGCCGCCGGTGAGCCATTACCCCTGAAGCAATCTGAGATTACGCGGCGTGGCCACGCATTTGAAGCTCGCATTTATGCAGAAAATCCTCGCGGAGGCTTTCTGCCCGGAGCCGGACCCCTGCGATATTTGTCTACTCCCCAACCATCAAACAACGTTCGCGTGGAGACGGGTGTCCGAGAAGGAGATGAGGTGTCTGTGCACTACGACCCCATGATTGCCAAGCTAGTCGTTTGGGGCGAAAACCGCACACAAGCGCTTAACTCATTGGTTGCCCGCCTGGGTGAATATCAT ATATCTGGTCTGGACACTAACATTAATTTCCTCATCGACCTTGCGTCGCATCCTGAGTTTCAGCTGGCCAATGTGCACACTGGCTTTATCGATGAGCAGTTCGATACTCTATTTCCGCCAATTATCATCAGTCCGCAGCAAGTCAGCCAAGCTGCTTTGGCGCTAGTCTTAAACGAGTTGCAGGCAGCCTTTAGGAACGGAAACAAAGATCAGGATCCATTTGTTGCCACCCCTAACGCTCGTCTGAATTACTCTTTGGTTCGCAGATATGACTTGAAAGCCAATGAGAAGG TCTATTCTGTGGCTGTCAAGTTTGATGGCGAGGATATGCAAATTCAGGTGGATAATGGCGACTGGCAGGATGCAAAGGTCGAAAGAGTTCAGGATGGAAGTCGTCTAAAAATTCGTGCCAATATCAATAGCAACGTCACCACATATAATGCTAGTATTGATGGCACTAGTGTCTCTTTGTTTTCGGAA AGTGGCAAGGTCGATTTTGAGGTGGGACAGCCGAAATTCTTAAGTGCCCAGGGCGATCAATTGGGTGCAGTTGGGTCTCGCATAGTGGCTCCCATGCCCGGGATTTTAGAGAAGGTGCTGGTAAAGCCCGGTGACAAGGTCAAGAAGGGCGAAAACTTGGCAGTGCTTattg CCATGAAAATGGAACACATTCTAAAAGCTCCAAAGGACGCCACCATTAAGTCTATTGGAGGAGCCGCGGGCGATAACGTTGCTAAGGGAGCGGCCGTGATTACATTCGTCGACGAGGAAGTAGAAAAGTAA
- the Acf gene encoding ATP-dependent chromatin assembly factor large subunit codes for MPICKREGFDLNQKEGKNETFHDNDQVFCCYITKRIFRDYEHYFRHVMVINSTVWQCEATGKENLTYEEAVKSERAARKKMEQFKQSLRAPVLLVVEHAQQSAVNTLNMIVAKFLRKRYFIGEEVSVQAKKNATYTVLGVKLDKNMPEPLNGIYEDTDNLVYRLRPNKGDPSAELDLPFRQLRRSRMEFNLENLSMFIKSNVSRVDGLLRPKPEAYKQYVTDPGVNFSTIFIGKMPRYSPAKIKKPDGKKQSTLNKYIVAGEATAAKSKAKAKSDAKSLAEELERVKREKEAKLIELEKQKAEKKAQLIERVENECNLLLQKTDDLERTDQKVLPRYRQIVTLLPEHLLGDAFMMREFMHTYTGLLSGIEVFRQNLSFYEMTRALTAREIAGPLSDILLVLLGTVFDLQKEEEEECAVTYLDRAAQTQEPYWSMAQAAKSHLYAKRHFSFKVNELPLDALTLSEVLRLHLLGSGAFVNEKAERWRVMYRNGYSSKEDPGLELRLEHSHILRILKNHSVYQLKFKDIMLLIRCLMSQIMTYSGTINLIEERMEQTAKARQDLRALVVGENKRLAAVEINRKKLTQMHHLEVNGVEPEKREALVEKLKKSIAELHAQSDQQHRKHELQMLKLHSQLFNFLVYLGMDRCYRKYYVLESMPGIFVEHSPDSLDTCLEQPITNKSQIEIRQQSALPKNRKDLRVYLLKLYGDDEKKTKKKAKHSLENKENQEHRLNGSAEPMDVESDSPEAPTHFELLMCSGDKRSCIVHDSRNGQRQRWAYIYKAEEIDELIKALNPNGLREYELLQELSVLRSLIEQHAKTCPVDLLSLENETMRKKFMAAMESETNRKYGEANFGLPNGTDLNEVMRLHLVDRIIQFENDIYTGDLGRLKVKDMEKWRSDLLGGNYDAQCKLQWGPGGKLEDEAGSDNESHETHEEDDGALLGKYARKPYRDPGMYLAASADTKPLPDSDDEEDQHTNAVSIPIAVHNMASALLQVEQAIGKRFLKEPYGMKKWDPKQEALKLACDSRLHQWEVSLMESTSFAQVFLHLNILHDCIQWRRSTNKSLCKVCRRGSDPEKMLLCDECNAGTHMFCLKPKLRSVPPGNWYCNDCVKSLGLSNGQNEKDKKQATKKKRKFIVEEEDDEATDEEEEEKKDDDMTDEDAEHENEKHDEDVEDDESVTSTPSSSRVNGRILRRPRTRPTSRRLTSKEIEEHAQEDVDSGDVSDDASLTAGEDTIEDESDEEKVCQKCFYDGGEIKCVQCRLFFHLECVHLKRPPRTDFVCKTCKPMPQRPRRRHSNMNGDHDRDEEEPKAKRPRNSLRLSIDKTARPSNGNNNNNNNNSSVNNNNHRRSGRRTNEHMPLNSAALYDLLEQIMKHKAAWPFLRPVLTSEVPDYHQIIKTPMDLAKIKSKLNMGAYQLNEELLSDIQLVFRNCDLYNVEGNEIYDAGCQLERFVIDRCRDMQLPFRPSDMNGEVKAC; via the exons ATGCCCATTTGCAAGCGGGAAGGATTCGACCTGAATCAGAAGGAGGGCAAGAACGAAACATTCCACGACAACGACCAGGTCTTCTGCTGCTACATCACTAAGCGCATTTTTCGCGACTATGA ACACTACTTCCGGCACGTGATGGTGATCAACTCAACGGTGTGGCAGTGCGAGGCCACCGGCAAGGAGAACCTCACCTACGAGGAGGCGGTCAAAAGTGAGCGGGCGGCTCGCAAGAAGATGGAGCAGTTCAAACAGAGCCTTCGGGCACCCGTCCTTCTGGTTGTGGAGCACGCCCAACAGTCGGCGGTCAACACCTTGAACATGATAGTGGCCAAGTTTCTGCGCAAGCGCTACTTTATCGGCGAGGAGGTGTCGGTGCAAGCTAAGAAGAACGCCACGTACACGGTGTTGGGTGTCAAGTTGGACAAAAATATGCCGGAACCACTCAATGGTATCTATGAGGACACGGACAACCTGGTCTACAGACTACGACCAAACAAGGGCGATCCCAGTGCAGAGCTTGATCTGCCCTTTAGGCAATTACGTCGCTCGCGCATGGAGTTTAACCTGGAAAACCTGAGTATGTTTATAAAGAGCAATGTATCGCGGGTGGATGGACTTCTTCGACCCAAGCCAGAGGCATACAAGCAGTACGTGACGGACCCTGGCGTAAACTTCTCCACAATTTTCATTGGCAAAATGCCACGTTATTCTCCCGCTAAGATTAAAAAACCTGACGGCAAGAAGCAATCCACTCTCAACAAATATATTGTCGCCGGTGAAGCAACGGCTGCAAAGTCAAAGGCGAAGGCCAAGTCTGATGCTAAATCTCTGGCAGAGGAATTGGAGCGGGTTAAGCGAGAAAAAGAGGCCAAGCTTATTGagttggaaaaacaaaaggcggAAAAGAAGGCACAGTTGATTGAACGCGTTGAAAACGAATGTAATTTACTGCTTCAAAAGACGGACGACCTGGAGAGAACCGACCAAAAAGTCCTGCCCCGCTACAGACAGATCGTCACATTGCTGCCTGAGCACCTCCTGGGTGATGCCTTCATGATGCGCGAGTTTATGCACACTTACACAGGATTGCTGTCCGGCATCGAGGTGTTCCGTCAGAACCTCAGTTTCTACGAGATGACACGTGCACTGACTGCTCGTGAGATTGCGGGCCCACTATCGGACATCCTCCTCGTTCTGCTTGGCACTGTTTTCGATCTGCAAaaagaagaggaggaggaatGCGCAGTGACCTACCTCGATCGGGCTGCACAAACTCAGGAGCCCTATTGGAGTATGGCGCAGGCCGCCAAAAGTCACCTTTACGCCAAGAGGCACTTTTCCTTTAAG GTAAATGAACTACCATTAGATGCACTGACTCTCAGTGAAGTGCTACGACTGCATCTACTTGGATCCGGAgcttttgtaaatgaaaaggCGGAGCGCTGGAGAGTCATGTACCGGAATGGCTACTCGTCAAAAGAAGACCCTGGTCTGGAACTACGTCTGGAACACTCGCACATCCTGCGCATTCTCAAAAATCATTCCGTATATCAGCTAAAGTTTAAGGATATAATGCTCCTGATTCGCTGCCTGATGTCCCAAATTATGACATACTCGGGCACGATTAACTTGATTGAGGAGCGTATGGAGCAAACAGCAAAGGCCAGGCAAGATCTACGAGCTCTAGTTGTCGGGGAAAATAAGAGATTAGCCGCCGTAGAGATAAACAGGAAAAAACTCACGCAAATGCACCACCTGGAGGTAAATGGCGTTGAGCCTGAAAAGAGGGAAGCGTTGGTCGAGAAATTAAAGAAGAGTATTGCCGAGCTACACGCCCAATCGGATCAGCAACATCGCAAGCACGAGTTGCAGATGCTTAAGTTGCATTCGCagcttttcaattttttggttTACTTGGGCATGGATAGGTGCTACAGGAAATATTACGTTTTGGAGTCTATGCCTGGGATCTTTGTCGAGCATTCGCCGGACAGCCTTGACACTTGTTTGGAGCAACCAATAACAAATAAGTCCCAAATAGAAATTCGTCAGCAGTCTGCATTGCCAAAGAATCGCAAGGACCTAAGGGTATATCTACTCAAACTCTACGGAGACGacgaaaagaaaactaagaaAAAGGCCAAGCACTCTCTAGAGAACAAGGAGAACCAAGAGCATCGCCTTAACGGCAGTGCAGAACCCATGGATGTCGAATCTGATTCTCCAGAGGCTCCCACTCATTTTGAGCTCTTGATGTGCAGTGGTGACAAACGATCTTGTATTGTGCATGATTCAAGAAATGGGCAACGGCAGCGTTGGGCATATATTTACAAAGCCGAGGAGATCGATGAATTAATTAAGGCTCTCAATCCCAATGGTCTCCGTGAATATGAACTCCTTCAAGAGCTATCCGTTCTGCGTTCCTTAATCGAACAGCATGCTAAGACCTGCCCAGTAGACTTGCTAAGTCTAGAAAACGAAACAATGCGCAAGAAGTTTATGGCGGCGATGGAATCTGAAACTAACCGTAAATACGGAGAAGCAAACTTTGGGTTACCGAATGGGACCGATCTAAACGAAGTGATGCGCTTGCATTTAGTGGATCGAAttattcaatttgaaaatgatatttacacTGGTGATCTCGGCCGCCTGAAAGTTAAGGATATGGAAAAGTGGCGAAGTGACTTGCTTGGAGGCAATTACGACGCTCAGTGCAAGTTGCAGTGGGGCCCGGGTGGCAAGTTGGAAGATGAAGCTGGTTCTGACAACGAATCCCACGAAACTCACGAGGAGGACGATGGCGCACTATTAGGTAAATATGCCAGGAAACCATATCGCGATCCTGGCATGTATTTGGCAGCTTCTGCAGACACAAAACCCCTACCAGACAGCGACGATGAGGAGGATCAGCATACGAATGCCGTCTCGATTCCTATCGCCGTGCATAACATGGCCTCGGCCCTTCTGCAAGTGGAGCAGGCTATTGGAAAACGGTTTCTGAAGGAACCCTACGGCATGAAGAAGTGGGACCCCAAGCAGGAGGCTTTAAAACTTGCCTGCGACTCGCGTTTGCACCAGTGGGAAGTTTCGCTAATGGAAAGTACAAGCTTTGCTCAAGTCTTTCTGCACCTAAACATCTTGCACGACTGTATTCAGTGGAGGCGTTCCACCAATAAGTCATTATGCAAGGTCTGCAGGCGTGGCAGCGATCCGGAGAAGATGCTGCTGTGCGATGAATGCAACGCTGGCACTCACATGTTCTGCCTGAAGCCTAAGCTGAGGTCTGTACCCCCGGGCAACTGGTATTGCAATGATTGCGTAAAGAGTCTGGGTCTCAGCAATGGTCAAAACGAAAAGGATAAAAAGCAGGCGACAAAGAAGAAACGCAAGTTTATCGTAGAAGAGGAGGATGATGAAGCTACAgacgaagaagaggaagagaaAAAGGATGACGATATGACCGATGAGGATGCGGAGCACGAGAACGAAAAACACGATGAGGACGTTGAGGACGACGAAAGTGTGACCTCTACCCCCTCATCTTCCAGAGTCAATGGGCGAATTTTAAGGCGACCCCGCACACGGCCAACAAGCAGAAGACTTACTTCGAAAGAGATCGAAGAACATGCTCAGGAAGACGTTGACAGCGGAGACGTCAGCGATGACGCATCCTTAACCGCCGGTGAAGATACGATCGAAGACGAGTC AGATGAGGAAAAGGTGTGTCAGAAGTGTTTCTACGATGGCGGTGAAATCAAATGTGTGCAATGCAGGCTATTCTTTCACCTGGAATGTGTTCACCTCAAGCGACCGCCTCGCACAGATTTCGTTTGTAAAACCTGCAAGCCGATGCCACAACGACCTAGGCGCCGGCACAGTAACA TGAATGGTGATCATGACCGCGATGAGGAGGAGCCAAAAGCAAAGCGACCACGTAACTCTTTGCGCCTATCTATCGACAAGACCGCCCGCCCaagcaacggcaacaacaacaacaataataacaacagcagcgTCAATAACAACAACCATCGCAGAAGCGGGCGTCGGACGAACGAGCACATGCCGTTGAACAGTGCCGCCTTGTACGATCTGCTTGAGCAGATCATGAAGCACAAGGCCGCTTGGCCGTTTCTGCGACCAGTGCTGACATCGGAGGTTCCCGACTACCATCAGATCATCAAAACGCCCATGGATCTAGCTAAAATCAAATCCAAGCTAAACATGGGCGCCTACCAGCTAAACGAGGAGCTGCTCAGCGACATTCAGTTGGTGTTTAGAAACTGCGATTTGTACAACGTAGAAGGCAACGAAATATACGA CGCTGGTTGTCAACTAGAACGATTCGTGATCGATCGATGTAGGGACATGCAGCTACCGTTTAGGCCTAGCGATATGAACGGGGAAGTCAAAGCTTGCTGA
- the CG42233 gene encoding uncharacterized protein, producing MREPRPLPCWRTEQNLNQSPSPFKGSISTSVQRKPGDGARKMSLWRNLRSLETRNLDVALSQRENILVAGHLPSAIFRERLSAAQNLYQRNLTGHYGCVNALEFSSGGQFLASGGDDKRVLLWNIDRELVSKLGKPRSMNEKHASNIFCLGFDTQNSYIFSGGNDDLVIQHDLETGKILNHFSHDGPVYGLSVDRISGHLLSVATEHGEILVYDLRAGKSEPLAIAKFKTPFNAVEFHPLNGNFLATANAKRGAMLWDLRHHQQALCQYNYIPESPSCMSVRFNCNGTLLLTLHRRLPPILYSPGAPEPVATFYHDEYFNSCTMKSCTFAGPQDELVVSGSDNFNMFIWRLEGVDLDEKNQWMETTPVILAGHRSIVNQVRYNRERCLLASSGVEKIIKLWSPFAQQGWEGSLTQAEALPYCTRALYRESSDHVSQDFSARSTDEDQVMLAFFDTLVQHELESWSTVDNQNSSKSSTHTSTCSEASSPTEEPSDEEDQDPQTDRNQNEENVQDQDIDTPNVSELSWQTYPNRIFYLIAKKRRSLLQLAVRGTSRHPRNVDQLLQRLIGEQKQAATQARISDWLEETQRLFGDDELPTTSAEAAAREQRRRDGVLLCRNRRTQEFKIVETPKSRITQRTRKRKLRQLIQTTKHRRATGRPRTTEMDEGSASSDTGASYDSDEEETSSGDNNNNNSNERESVRTDDDGDNSSTTSLTSMEAQFSQAPSTSSSFLFHQLESNNNSQHTSNQNHKALNGLIPDNCNTESTASTSSSM from the exons ATGCGTGAACCTAGACCACTGCCCTGCTggagaacagaacagaacctAAATCAGAGTCCCAGCCCCTTCAAGGGTAGCATCTCGACCTCCGTGCAAAGAAAACCAGGTGACGGAGCCCGGAAAATGAGCCTTTGGCGGAACCTGCGCTCGCTGGAGACCCGCAATCTGGACGTGGCCCTTAGCCAGCGTGAGAACATATTGGTGGCTGGCCACCTTCCCTCTGCCATTTTTCGCGAGCGACTAAGTGCGGCTCAGAATCTCTACCAGCGCAACCTAACTGGTCACTACGGATGTGTAAATGCCCTGGAGTTCAGCTCGGGCGGTCAGTTCCTGGCTTCAG GAGGCGACGACAAGAGGGTTCTACTATGGAACATTGACCGCGAGCTTGTATCCAAGCTCGGAAAACCCCGTTCCATGAACGAGAAGCATGCCAGCAACATCTTCTGCCTGGGATTTGACACCCAAAACTCATATATTTTTTCCGGGGGCAACGATGACTTGGTCATCCAGCATGACCTAGAAAC AGGGAAAATCCTGAACCACTTTTCGCACGATGGACCTGTTTATGGTTTAAGTGTAGACAGGATCAGTGGCCATCTCTTAAGCGTGGCCACGGAGCACGGTGAGATCCTAGTGTACGATCTAAGGGCAGGAAAGTCCGAACCACTGGCAATCGCCAAGTTCAAGACGCCCTTTAACGCCGTGGAGTTTCACCCACTTAATGGTAATTTTCTGGCCACTGCCAACGCGAAAAGGGGAGCCATGCTCTGGGATCTAAGGCACCACCAGCA GGCCCTGTGTCAGTACAACTACATTCCGGAATCCCCAAGCTGCATGAGCGTGCGCTTCAATTGCAACGGCACCCTTCTGCTCACCCTGCACCGCCGGCTACCGCCTATCCTGTATAGTCCTGGAGCCCCCGAGCCGGTGGCCACTTTCTACCACGACGAATACTTCAACTCTTGCACTATGAAGAGCTGCACATTTGCGGGGCCGCAGGACGAGCTGGTGGTCTCAGGCTCGGACAACTTCAACATGTTTATCTGGCGGCTGGAAGGAGTGGACT TGGATGAAAAGAACCAGTGGATGGAGACTACGCCCGTAATTCTCGCTGGTCACCGTTCCATCGTAAACCAGGTGCGATACAATCGCGAACGCTGCTTACTCGCCTCCTCTGGCGTGGAGAAGATCATTAAG CTGTGGAGTCCCTTTGCCCAGCAGGGCTGGGAGGGATCCCTTACCCAAGCCGAAGCCCTGCCCTACTGCACACGCGCACTATATCGCGAGTCATCGGATCATGTGTCGCAGGACTTCAGTGCCCGCAGCACCGACGAGGACCAGGTAATGCTGGCCTTCTTTGACACTTTGGTGCAGCACGAGCTTGAGTCCTGGAGCACTGTGGACAATCAGAACAGCTCCAaaagcagcacacacacatctaCGTGTAGCGAGGCCAGTTCGCCAACTGAAGAGCCCAGCGACGAGGAGGATCAGGACCCTCAGACTGACCGGAACCAAAACGAAGAAAATGTGCAAGACCAGGATATCGATACGCCTAACGTCAGCGAACTGAGCTGGCAGACTTATCCGAACCGTATCTTCTACCTAATCGCTAAAAAGCGCCGCTCCTTACTTCAGTTAGCGGTTAGGGGCACTTCTCGACATCCGCGCAACGTGGACCAGTTGCTCCAGAGGCTCATTGGCGAACAAAAACAGGCTGCCACGCAGGCGCGCATCAGCGACTGGCTTGAGGAGACGCAGCGTCTCTTTGGCGACGACGAGCTACCCACCACATCAGCGGAGGCTGCAGCCCGTGAGCAGCGACGACGAGACGGCGTTCTGCTCTGTCGAAATCGGAGGACACAAGAATTTAAAATAG TTGAAACGCCAAAATCCAGAATCACTCAAAGAACACGAAAGCGAAAATTAAGACAGCTCATTCAAACCACAAAACACAGAAGAGCGACTGGTCGACCACGCACCACCGAGATGGACGAGGGCAGCGCCTCAAGCGACACCGGGGCTAGCTACGACTCCGATGAAGAGGAGACCTCGTCAGgcgacaataacaacaacaattccAATGAAAGGGAAAGCGTCCGAACAGACGATGATGGAGACAATTCCTCCACAACTTCGTTGACCTCTATGGAGGCCCAGTTTTCTCAGGCTCCCAGCACCTCCagttcttttctttttcaccaACTggagagcaacaacaacagccagcATACGTCCAACCAAAATCACAAAGCCTTGAATGGACTAATTCCGGATAATTGTAATACTGAGTCAACAGCATCCACATCGTCATCCATGTAG